Within Capra hircus breed San Clemente chromosome 7, ASM170441v1, whole genome shotgun sequence, the genomic segment GCCCTCTAGTGTTCCAGATCACTTGCACCCAAAGGGGGCGCTTGGTATGAATTACACTACCTTTCTTTCACCTTGTAGGGGGTTCAGCCCTCCCGGACTTTTTTTTTGGAAGCCTCTCTCTGGCCTCCAGAGACCGACTACTCCCGAATGCTTCCTGTGCCTTCCAGTTTCCTGCCAGCCACAGATGTACACACACAGCCACTCAGCACTACAGAATAAGACCAAGCTGGAGCAGAGTCCAGTGGGGATGCCGGAGACCTACCCTAGATTAATTTCAAATCAGAGCAGACGTTAAAAGTCATACTGAGGCACTTGGCCCTTATCCCACAGGCAACGGGGAGCCATGAAAGGTTTTGTGTCTGTGCgctagtcacttagtcgtgtccaactctttgagaccccatgaactctagcctctgtccatgcgattctccaggcaagaatactggagcgggttgccacttccctctccaggggatcttcctgaccccaggatcaaacccaggcctcctgcattgcaggcagattctttaccatctgagctatagagAAGTCCCATGAATGGTTCTAGAGCAGACCAAAACTATGTGCAACAAGGCATTTCCCCAGAAAAGGGTGCTACAGTGGACATTTGTAATTTTTCCTCTCTTAGCATCAttctcctttaaaatatatatattaattaatttattggctacactgggtcttcattgctgagcactggctttctctagttgcagtaagtggggactactcttcattgcttctcattgtggtggcttcactTCTTGCAGAGCTCAGGCTGCAGGTGCCTGGGCTTTGatagttgcagcccatgggctcagcagttgcagctcccaggttcAAGAGCACAGGTTAGGCAGTggtggtgcacagacttagttgctccacgacatgtggagtcttcccagaccagggatctaacccatgtcccctacactggcagacgAACTCAACcatttgaccaccagggaagcccctctcctttttatttctccctGGCAACAGTCCTTGATCTGAGGGCTCCCCCTGGGGGCcaatatgaatgtgtgtgtttttaaatggCAGCCCCTCTGGAGGATGCCAGCTCATGACAGGCACGGGCTTAATACTGGATTTCAACTCCTACTTGTTCCCTCTTCCCCGTAGATCAGAGTAATAGATCGAGGCTCCCCTCCCTCTGCAGAGGAAGCACGTGCCCAAGTCTGGCTAATCAAACAGGTGCATGCTTCTGGCTACTGGAATTGACTGGGGGGAGCGGGGACATGACCTAACACCAGCCAAGACTTTAGTAAATTTTAACTGAGGTAAAATTCACCTAACCTAAAACTAATCATAAACTATACTCAAGTGTACAATTCAAAAGCAGCTAGAGCCTTACCAATGTTGTGTAACCATCAGCTCTGTCTAGTTTTCCAAGACATATTCTtcaccccaaaaggaaacccTACACCTATGAGTGCTCACGCCGCATTGCCTCCTCTCAGCCcccgtgtgcatgtgtgctaagtcactttagtcgtgtccgactctttgtgaccccgtcgactgtagcctgccaggctcctctgtccatggcattctccaggcaaggatactggcgtgggttgccatggcttcctctaggggaccttccccacccaggggttgaatccgagtctcttatgtcttctgaattggcaggcaggttctttaccacgagtgtcACCTTGCCCCCTCTCAGCCCCTAGCAGTCACTAATCTGATTGATTTTTTCCCTTATGGATTTACCTGTTCTAGACATTTCACATACATGAAATCATAGAATATGTGCCCATTGGTGTCTGGCTTTTCAGTGAGTGTAATATTTTCAAGCTTCATCCATAGTGTACCCTGTATCAGTGCTTCATTCGTTTTTAAGGcagaatgatattccattgtatggatatactgcTTTTGCTTATTCGTTGATTAACATGTTggttatttccaccttttggctcttATCAATAGTGCTGtaatgctatttacaatagctagaacatggaagtgacctagatgtccatcaacagatgaatggataaagttgtggtacatatatacaccagaatattactcagccataaaaaggaatgaattttagtcagttctagtgaggtgaatgaacctagagcctgttatacagagtgaagtaagccaaaaggAGAAATGCATactgcatattaatgcatatacatggaatctagcaAGATAGTAGGTACTGAAGAACCCATGTGCAGGgcagaatagagacacagacatagagaacagacttgtgggcacagtgggggaaggggaggcggACGAAACTGAGAGAGCAGAATGGAACACACACTTCACCATGTGCAAAATAGGCCACTGGTGGGAAGTTGCTGGATAACGCAGGGGCTAAACCGGATGCACTCTAACAACCTGGAAGGGTGAgacagggttgggggtgggagggttcaagagggatgggacatgtgtatacttatggctggtgcaacttgctgtatggcagaaaccagtacAACATGGTAAAGTAACTCTCTTccagttaaaaattttaaaaaagaataatatatacaactgaattatttgctatacagcagaaatcaacaaaacattgtaaatcaactatacttgaacaaagttaattttctaaaaagaaaaaaatggtgctgcaatgaacatttttgtacaaatatttctttgaatgcctgttttcagttctttggtctacatgcctaggagtggaattgctggatcacatggtgacTCTGTTTAACTCATTAAGGAACTGGTAAACTCTTTTCCACTGCTgtggtaccattttacattcctacaagCAACCCACAAGGGTTCCAATTGCTCTACGTTCTCATCAGCACTTACCTCCTGGCTTCAGAAAAAATTATGGCCAACTTAGTGGATGTGAAATGAtaatcatagttttgatttgcgttttccTACtagactaatgatgttgagcatcttttcatgtgttcttgGAGCTTCAGTGTATACTTCTCATCTTGGAAGGCAATAAACCTGGCGCTGCTTGCAGCCACTTCCCACCCATGAGGTGCTCCAGGATAGAGAAGCTCAGCCATGGTGACATCATTTGAAGcctgacagtgaaagtgttagtcactcagtcctgtcccactctttgtgtccccatcgactgttacctgccaggctcctctgtccttgggattctccaggcaagattactggagtgggttgccactcccttctccaggtgaatcTTCCTGAACCcgagatcaaatctgggtctccctcattgcaggcagattctttactgtctgagccaacagtaaagcctgcagttcagttcagtcactcagtcataaagCCTAGATCCAGCCATACCTGCAGTCTGATCTCTGACTTCAATATGTGCTGATTATCGTTTTGTCATTCCAGCCAGCTAGAGCTGAGCATTTCGTCCTTTGCCAACATGAGTCCTCCATGATGGAGGTGGGGGCTTGCCACGGCCCCACGGTGAGTTAAATTACAAACTGGATGATTCAGTGGACCTCCTTCCTACCTACTCGCTGCCTCCATGCCCCAGGAGGAGGCTGTATGGAGTGGTCAGCAGGGGACAGATGGTGGCCATGCATTCATAGACAGAGACAAGGGGAGTGTGAAGTGGCTGCTTTTCTATGACACCTGTGGTTCCCTCTGCCCAGAATGGTCTTGCCCAGCTCCAGGCATGGCTGCTTCCCTCCTCACTGAGGGCTCAGCTGGAAAGTGCACTTCCCAACTGATCACCCATATGAAAGGGCATGGTCTTTGAGAACATCGCTGTGCTTGATCTTTTTCACCCATCCGTGACTGCAATTGCCTCTTTTGCATTTATCTAATGTGTGCCTCCTCATTAGGGCAGGCACTTTGCATGTCTTTGTTGTCTTATATGAGGACTGGTGTCAAACATGTAGCAGGAATTCAGCATACAGTTGTTGAAGAGATGAATGTGTGAccgatggaaggaaggaaagaacaggTAGGGAAATACATGAATGGAAGGGTGATTGAATGAATTGGATGGATAAGTGAAAAGATGGCTgaatatggatggatggatgaaggatGGTTAACAGTTGAATACATGGATGGCTGGAAGAACAATGATTAATGGATGGTGAAAAGATGACTATATGGACGCATGAAGTGGAtacatagatggatggatgaaggatGGTTAACAGTGGGATACAGGAATAGATGTGAGAATAATGGATGATGGAAGGATGAATAATATATGCAcggatggatgaacagatggatGTGCGGatggttgaatgaatggatgatacattaataaataaatggtagataaaaagacagataataaataaaagggcaaaacaatgaatgaatgaatgatcggATGAGTAAATTAAAGGAGAGATAGACGGATGGTTCAATGGAGAGTtcaaaagaatgaatggatggatggacgaaTGGACAGATGAAGGATGAGGAGATGGGTGGATGTTTGCCAGACACCATTCTGAGAACTTTACATATGTCATCTTCTTTTATCTACACAGAAATCTAAAGAAGGCAGGAGTGCTTTACAGACAAGGTCCTTGAACTTCAGAgatagaggggggaaaaaatcacttCCCTCAGAAAATACAAATAGGAAATAGCGGAGCAAGATTCAAATTTACATCTGCCTGACTCCAAGCCCTGAGCTCTTAACCACTGTGGAAAgcaccctcctccctctctcctctcactttGAGAGCCTGTACCAGCcaccacgggcttccctggtaccaactgctaaagaatctgcctgcaatgcaggagaccccggttcgattcctgggttgggaggatcccctggagaagggataggctacctactccagtattcataggCTTCCCTAgtttctcagatggtaaaaaacccacctgcaatgagggagacctgagtttgatccctgggttgggaagatcccctggaggagggcatggcaacccattccagtgttcttgcctggagattcccatggacagaggggcctggcaggctacagtccatggcgtcatgaagagtcagacacgactgagtgactaagctcagCACACAGCACCCACGTCACCCAGTCCAGGCCTCCATGAGGCTCCAACGCTACCAGCCCCATAAGTCCGTGGGAGCACGTGTGAGCATGTGAGGATCCCTGAGGTCTCTGCATGCacatgaagtcacttcagtcatgttcaaactctttgagaccccatggactgtagcgcccaggctcctcttgtccatgggatttcctaggcaagaatactggagtgggttgccatttcctcctccaggggatcttcctgacgcaggggatcgaacctgcgacttttatgtctcctgcattggcaggcaggttctttatcactagcacacATGCTTGAGTGTAAGGTGACCAGAAAACATGTCCATTCTCTAGGATGCCTCCCAAGTATCAGTGACACTGCACAGCCAAAGACAGGTCTGAAGAGTCTCACAGTGACCACCACTGTTTATATGATGCCCAGGGACCAAGCCCCAGCCTGAGGTCATTCCCAGTGGCTCCCACAGAAGCACAGCGCCTCAGAGATCCAGCCCCACGGGCCGTGTGAAACGGTAAACCTGGaagaggaagtgaaagaggaTGGGGGCGGGTCATGGAGGGCAGCTCCAAGGTCATCAGACTGCAGCACAGAGAGGTCATGAAGTCCATCCCCTGCCTCGGTACGGGGACACGGAGGACCAGGATGATGAGGAGAGGGAGCTGGAGCGCAGAACTGCGAGCATCTCTCGGTCTCCCAATTCAGGCTGCTGTCCTTGGTGGATGCGTAGGTGTCTGGTGATCAAGAAGCCCTGGTGGACCTCAGCAGCTCTTGTGGTCATCACCTATCTCCACGTAGGGCAGCCCCATGGGCCAAGTGTCCCGAGGCCAGTAGCGGACTTTGATGGTTTTGTTCGGCATCTCGTATGTGGAATCCACCACAGCCAGGATGACTATGCCATAGGGGAAGGTGAAGCTGATGAGTACGTGCCTGGGTGACAAGGTAGAGAGAGGGAAAAGATGCCCCAGCAGTCAGCTTGAtggccccagccccacctttCCTGGATCCTGGCCATCAAAAGGCATCTCCTGACCACACATCCccaagacatacacacacatcccagTATCTGTGCCTGCCCCCGCTTCCCCCAGGCTCCTGCTCCAAGCTCTGGCATCTGAGATTTTCTGCTTCTAGGACccaagtgaaagcgttagttgctaagtcatgtctgactctgcaacgccatggattgtagcctgctaggctcctctgtccatggaattctccaggcaagaatactggagtgggttgccaagcacttctctagggaatcttcctgacccagggagtgaacccaggtctcccacattgcaggtggattctttactgtctgagccaccagggaagcccctagagccCAAGACCACAGGGTAAATGCTTACCAGATGCTGTGCAGGTAGGAGAAATTAATCCATTGCCAGAAACTGCAAAGCAGGCGGTCACTGATCCAGCTAGTAAAGGCAAGAGCCCAGATAACCGTGGAGACCTCAATCAGATGCCGGAGCTCCTTATTATTGGTcctagggagggaagaagggagatcAGAGTCTGACTCAGCTAGCAGAGCCCCAGGGGGCTGATGGGAAATTCCTCCATTCCAGGAGAGGAGGCTCGGAGGAGGGAAGAACACGGGGCAAAGTGGGGGAGGGGCCAGACCCATGCTAACACGTGGGGACTGCTCACAGCAATGCTATTGTTCCCATTTtgtggatgagaaaactgaggcacatgaGATTAAGTATGCCTCATACCCCACCCTAAGGTTACACAGCCAGTATGTGGGGTCTGAATCAGGTTTATCAGAATACAGAAGCCTCAGCCAACAAGCCCTTCTGTGTTTGTGCTTTGGGGTATAAGTGTATGCGCACCTGTGGGCTGGTGCGTGGGAATTTATGTCCATGTGGCTCTGAGagtaggtgtgtatgtgtgtgggaggGTGTCCCATGTCATGGGACAACTCAGGACTAGACTATGTATTTCCCCAACAGCAGAACTAACCCCATGTCTCTTGGGAAAGAGCTTATGAGATATTAATGAGGCAATAACTCCTTCATGGGTAAAAGTGCAAGCCCTGCCTGCTAGCCTAAAAGGGGACAGTctgaacaccaaaaaaaaaaccaaaaccacacACCTAAGAATTGGTAAAATTTGagtacagatggtaaagaatctgcctgccaatgcaggagacacaggttcaatccctgggttgggaagattgcctggagaagaaaatggcaacccacttcagtattcttgcctggagaattccatggagagaggaatctggtgggctatagcccatggggtcgcagagagtcggacatgactgagtgatttagcatgcacacacacatgtaattaCACAAGATGCTGCCtctggtggaggtggggagaatcTGGGTGAAGGGTACACTGGACTCAGTACTATTTTTGCAGCTTGCTCTGAGCCTGtaattatttcagaataaaagttaaaaataaagcataGTGACTGCAATGGATTGAAACACTTCAGAGATAAATGTCCATGAGTTcataatgcttaaaaaaaaaaaaaaaaactctcattgGTCCTTACAGAAATGGCTAAGGCACCAACTCATTGCTctggaaattaattttcaaaagggAAAGAATTAACTCCCAATCCTGTCTTTCCTGTCCAAACTGTATTTCAAGGTTGATGAGCAAACATTCTTCTGTCTGGATGGATGGAGTCCAGACAATGAACACAGAAGGAATAATAGAATCTGAAAATCACCCTTTTGCACCCTCTAAGGAGATCACGGGTGGAGACAGCATGAAATGGTTGCTGGGATCATTAGGGGAAAGGCCTGTAGAAAACTTTATAACGAAGGATCTGGATGACACCATCTGAATCCACAGAGCAAACATAATGGCACTGAAAGCCGGACGACCACTCGTTACGGGGTCTTAATGGGCTGGAACAGGCAGCACCCAGTGCCACACATGAAGTGGGAAAAAAAGTTAAAGCTAAAACTAGATCTATTaatttacagagaaaaaaaaaaaaagggaaacaggTTGGAAGACACCACAGGAACCAGCTGGCCAAATTCAAGATTCAGGATGTACTACAGGACAAATCTTTGAGCTTCTGTTATCAAACCAGAGGCATGAAgaaagggggaaggaggaaaggactgCTATAAAAGAAGGAACACCTGAGGGACTGTGTTTGCCTTCTGATTTAAACAAGACCGAGCACAAGAAGACGTCTTTGGGAAACTGAGGAAAGGTCAGTGCAAACTGGTATTATTTATAGATGCTGTTCTAAGGAAGCATCTTCCATTCGTCTCTCTAGATCCTCCGCTACCTTTTCCCAGCCAGCCCTGAGCCTCAAGGGCTGGCAGGGTATGGGGTGGGGGAGCTGAGTTATGTGGACCTGGAAATAAATATTCCGATAGTACCCTCCCTCCACCATTTGATTCCTTGCTGGGGCTCCCCATTGGTCAACCCAACTGGAAACCATTGGCCATCCCAGCTGGAAACTGTTGGCCAACCCAACTGGAAATCATTGACTTACCCAATTGGAAGCCCAAGGATAAGGGCTTGGCCCTTATCCTGGATTTGGCCCACACAACCTCCCTCTGGGATTGGCTCAGGCTGACTGTAACCAACAACTGGAGGTCACAGCTCTGGCCAAGAAGACTCTCTGCTACCTCTCTCCTTCCAGATTCTTGCAATCACTCCTTGCCATCACTCCCCATCCCAGGTCTCCTGATGAGCATGGAGTCCCGTATTAACAGAGGGGTTCTAAATGATCTCTAGTGATGTTCCCACAGTCTGCCCTCTTCTTTGTAAACAACCCTTTTATACAACTCTCCTTAAATGGCCCCATTTGGGAGTTCCTTCTCTAGCCTGCCAAGACCTAGCATGGGTTAAAAACGGTAATTTTTTATCAGAAAAGTGAAACCCTGAACAATTAATGGGTGACATTACATGAAATCTACGGGGATAGAGAATCCAggttggggacctccctggtggtccagtggttaggactctgagcttccaatgcaaggggtgcaggttccattgttggttggggaactaagatcccacgtgccatgtggccaagaaaaagaaaaaaggaatgcaGGTTGGCAACATGCTGTTGGGGCTGGTTAGTGGGCACATGGAGGTTTATGATACAATGCTCTCCACTTGTATGTGTGTTTGGAGGTTTTCAGAGAAGAAGGACAAGCTCTGCCTTAGATTTCAAATCCTGGTCCTGGCCCTAGCTGGTGAATgatcctggggaagggaacatGGTGAGGCTTTTCTCTGGGGGGTGGGTGCGGCTCCTGGAAGAGAAAGGGGTGCCACCTCTCTGGGCACCTGCAGTCACACCCACTTCTTATACTCCTGGACCACGATGTAGACAATGTGCAAGCCAATGATGTTTAGGGCATATGCGTTGATCGTGGGCCTCAGGAAGGACAGGAAGGTACTGACCAGGGTGATGATGACGATCAATGAGATGTACCGGGACCTGAAGGAAGAGAAGGTCTCAGCTGTGGCGGGGCCAGGCAGGGGGAGGGTGGTTGAGGGGTATTCCTGTGGGGTTTGGGTAGTCACATGGAAATCTCATGGCTGAGATAGATAAGAAAAGGGAAGGGGTTCCGAGAAGCCCAACTGAGCTCAGAAAAAGGTCTTAAGACTCCCAGGAGGGCTCAGTAAAAAAGGTCAGATGAGGGTCCCAAGGCCCAGGTAAATTCAGGCAAGAGTCTCAGGTGAGCCAGGTGGGATTAAGGAAGGAGCACCAGGGGTCCCAGAAACTATTAGGAGAGAGGTCCTAAAGgcttgggtttccccagtggctcagtggtaaagaacccacctgccaatgcaggagacccaggttccacccctggatcaggaatatctcctggagaaggaaatggcaacccactccagtacccttgcctggagaatcccatggagggaggagcctggtgggctccagtacatagcgtcgcaaagagtcggacacgactgagcacgcacacgccTAGAACCCCAAAGCAGGCTCAGAAAGCCCTGGAGAAGCTCTCAACTCTCCAGGTGGGATACAAGGAAGAATAAGCAGGTGggtaaggggacaacagaggacgagatggttggatggcatcaccaactcaaaggacgtgagtttgagcaaaccccgggagatggtgaaagtagaggaagcctggggggctgccgtccatggggtcacaaagagtcagaaatgactgagtgacggaacagcAACCAGGGGAGGATTCCAGGGCTCCCAAGTATGCTCAGAAGAGGGGTGCCTGGAAGTCCGGTTAGGTCAGGCAGGGTCAGGAAAAGGTCCTGGGGGTGTTGAGGGGAGGGACTCCAAAGACGGTATGAAGGATAGGTGGGCTCTGGTAGGACTGACAGAGGGccggcccctgcccccacctgttCTGCCCTAGGAAGGCAGGGAAATAGCAGCGGGGCAACCATAAGCTGTAGCCGCTGGCCAGCAGCCACAGGATAGTGATCTCATCCAGCATCTGGCCCAGGAAGCTGAGCGTCATGTGAAAGTACATGGAGAACAGTCCTGGAGGGAGAGACAAAGGCAGGTGGTCAAGAGTGCTGTCCCTCTTGCCCCCTCCCGCACTGTCCCAATGTCCCCACCTACCTGTGATTGTGAAGAGAATGAACAGCACGTAAATGTAGCGGGAGCGTTTCTGGATATATGGGCGCATCAGAAATGTCATGAGGGGCCCAAAGATTAAGAAGGTGACATTgctgaactggagaaggaaggggaaagcATAGTGAGGGGCTGTCAAGACAGAGGAGGCCGAGCACGGTCGCCCTCAGTCATTGCCCAGCTGGTCAGCAGCCATCTTTCAGGCAGTGAACTGGCCCAGGGTCTATCCATCTTTCAGCTGACCAGTCAACCACTCATTGGTAGATCCATTTCTCCATCCATTACTCCGTGGGCTCATTAATTCATGCAATGCACGTGGTGAAGACTATCTACTAACATTTTCCTTTCAGCAACAGTGTCCCCCAAGTTTGAGCTGGGCATTCAACTACTCAACTAAAGACTACATCCCCCAGCCTTCCTTGCAGCTCACTTTGGCCTTGGGACCTGCTCTAGCCCATGGGACAGGACTGTAAATGAATCATCACTATAACTTCCAGGTCAGTTCTCAAGAAGCTGCTTGAGGCTTGCTCTCTACTTCCTATGGACTGAAATGCAAACACAGTGGTCATGAACTGGCCTTGGCCTTGTAGACAAGGAAAGACAGTGCAATACCCTAGTGACTCACTTCTAAAAAATAgtctgaggggacttccctggcagtccagtggttaagaatccaccttgcaatgcagggggtttccctggtaaaggatctgtctgcaatacaggagacctgggttcaatccctgggtcaggaagatcctctggagaagggaatggctacccactccagtattcttgcctggagaattccatggacagaggaacctatcaGGCTACAGGTTCCTGTCAGGCTACAGCTCCTGTCAGGCTACCTGTCAGGAGTTgtgaaagaatcagacaggactgagcaattaacacttttacTTGCAGtgcgggggacatgggttcaattcctggccaaGGAACTCAAATCCCATGTGCAATTAAGC encodes:
- the ACER1 gene encoding alkaline ceramidase 1 isoform X1 is translated as MPSIFAYQSSEVDWCEPNFQYSQLVAEFYNTFSNVTFLIFGPLMTFLMRPYIQKRSRYIYVLFILFTITGLFSMYFHMTLSFLGQMLDEITILWLLASGYSLWLPRCYFPAFLGQNRSRYISLIVIITLVSTFLSFLRPTINAYALNIIGLHIVYIVVQEYKKTNNKELRHLIEVSTVIWALAFTSWISDRLLCSFWQWINFSYLHSIWHVLISFTFPYGIVILAVVDSTYEMPNKTIKVRYWPRDTWPMGLPYVEIGDDHKSC
- the ACER1 gene encoding alkaline ceramidase 1 isoform X2 is translated as MPSIFAYQSSEVDWCEPNFQYSQLVAEFYNTFSNVTFLIFGPLMTFLMRPYIQKRSRYIYVLFILFTITGLFSMYFHMTLSFLGQMLDEITILWLLASGYSLWLPRCYFPAFLGQNRTNNKELRHLIEVSTVIWALAFTSWISDRLLCSFWQWINFSYLHSIWHVLISFTFPYGIVILAVVDSTYEMPNKTIKVRYWPRDTWPMGLPYVEIGDDHKSC